The nucleotide window agcagttgctagtccactgcagtacaaaggcccaagacatgtccttccacacgcatctgtaatacttttatttttaaaggaTGTGGAATTATactttacataatattttcttatttcagcaAAACCTTTCCATCCCTTAATTTGACTTATTTTAATTTCTATCTCCTGTCTTATGGATATACTTATTGccttttctaaatatttatattcattagaAATATCAGGAGGTTGGTTCATAACCTTTATGTGTTGTCTGccctttcattgaacattatctcaacTCTATCCTTGATAATTATAGTGCGACCTTTTTACGtcattcatatcttctatcatcttttactaCTCCTTccatgatttaataaaaaaaactattgctggtgaaacttaaccctggataggtacgctcctcggacacccctttaagggtatactcggacgcgaacgaccccgacgccaaaaaaaattcttgaaaaatcagtttttgcagtaacctccttttttcttttgccaaaaaaaacttcaaagaatgcttaaaacaactgtaaagataaatactactcatctgcagaaaaactatttattataaatatttaaaaaaaataagtagaaaaaaaagaccttacataaaaattcataaaataaagtttatacatatatacacaaatcctttcaggaattgattcttgaatgtttaggacacatcttgatgtattttggatgaagtcagactcatggaggtgaagatctgaaatgagaaaaaaagggtaacttgttttggccaaaaaaattggtccaaatttcatgaatttttttgggtacccaaatgagataggaagtggctaatttttttagggaataaacatatgttatcctaaaatagaaatatgtaaaaaaatcttcattattttgtaaattacatttatatcaggggccatatctaaaggtaattttttgagtacttagaaatttcgtaaacaaatacatatatttaatatataatatgatatttatgcaggtaaaaaaataccaaaatatcacaaattctatagggaacaagaatatatatagatagggcaacttacgcttcagatatgtccacaaaatggccgccaaccacactgactcagactccctaatctgccacttcaaatgtaggaagggtatgtcaatttcaaggtgttatttactaatctaattattcttggatatgcataaaaattgtatggtgggttgctggataattgtcgattattttacgactataaaattaaaattctgaccccaaaaaaatttttgaagggaaataaaatcgaaaaaaaaaaatgtaaaacaatataatattttagctaaaaaaaattgatgatattcaatcaaaaaagaagtaaacaaaattttccgacaaataaacatctagaggaatcattactctgtgatagttccttagtacgtagtaattttgaaagaaatgggaaaaaacgaaaaagtggcaataacaggaaaatcgaacacatacctatatatacgccatatctggctaaaaataaagataggcatgggtagccagatcatctagaaacacttcccaacactataaaaatacaagttttgcgacactacttgccaattccttacggtaacatgactaagcaaaaaaatgcaaaacaaataaaaaggggcactcgctgaagaatgctcaacattctaatatacggcatttcagaaaaaaaaaattcagccatgtACTAGGCacaccatcaaggcacattttccgacaaataaatatctaaatgaatcattactctgtgatagttccttagtacgtagtaattttgaaagaaatgggaaaaaacgaaaaaatgacaatcacaggaaaatcgaacacatacctatatatacgccatatctggctaaaaaaaaagataggcatgggtagccagatcatctagaaacactttccaacactataaaattataagttttgcgacactacttgccaattccttacggtaacatgactaagcaaaaaaatgcaaaacaaataaaaaggggcactcgcggaaaaatggccattctaatatacggcatttcagaaaaaaaaaaatttcagccacgtgctaggcaaaacatcaaggcacattttccgacaaataaacatataaatgaatcattactctgtgatagttccttagtacgtagtaattttaaaagaaatgggaaaaaacgaaaaaatggcaatcacaggaaaatcgaacacatacctatatatacgccatatctggctaaaaaaaaagataggcatgggtagccagataatctagaaacactttccaacactataaaaatataagttttgcgacacttcttgccaattccttacggtaacatgattgagtaaaaaaatgaaaaacaaataaaaaggggcactcgcggaaaaatggccaacattttatgcatttcagaaaaaaaaaaaaatttcatccacgtgctatgcaaaccatcaaggcacattttccgacaaataaacatctaaatgaatcattactctgtaatagttccttagtacgtagtaattttgaaagaaatgggaaaaaaccaaaaaaatggcaatcacaggaaaatcgaacacatacctatatatacgctatatctggctaaaaaaaataggcatgggtaaccggatcatctagaaacactttccaacactataaaaatataagttttgcgacactacttgccaattccttacggtaacatgactaagcaaataaatgcaaaacaaataaaaagggccactcgcggaaaaatgcccaacattctaatatacggcatctcagataaaaaaaaagacatgcacgtgttagcccaaccatcaaggcaaactttctaacacataaacattaaaaaaaaaatcaataatatacggcaattccttactacgtagtaaatttttacaaatattgaaaaaataacagaaattggcaaccgcagttaaatacccaatataccaataactacgtcgtatctgacaaaaacaaagtcacgcatgggtagccagatcatctagacacactttccaacactaaaaaagcaaaagttttacgacactatttggcaatatcttacggaaaaatgacttggcaaaaaaatgaaaaaaaatgaaaaaggggcactcgcggtaaaatggtcctcgtggtgatgaacgacattttaactaaaaaaaaaatcatgcacatggtagccaaacaatccaccaagactttccacaactgataacctatacaagttgaaccattctacgacaatttcataatacgtaataactttgataattatgcaaattaccttagaagggtaaactcggtcgcgctcgaccccgacgcgtctcagaaatcggggaaggagtacagctacagcaatgcacatctggacactactagagcgtgtaggggagacacctactgcaggtcgatcacccacaaattcagtcacgggggtgagtcacgtgagaaaaacctctttttttttacgctcggggtcgcggacgacccaccgtaccgttccagggttaagttgctaaggtatttcctattaatgttaattcttacatggAGAGAATACATGGAGGATGGGCTTTGGGAGATCGGAATCAAGATGGTGAAAGGTGAAAGGGTTATGGACTTTGCTATAGCGTTTGATATGTCAGTAATCAACACTTTCTTCGAAAAACTGCCAAAATATCTTACAACGTATAAAAGTGGTGGTCAACCATCCCAAATTGATTTTGTATTAGGTACAAGGGTACATCTAAAAGAGATAAGAAACTGTAAAATATTCCCAGGAGAAGATTAACTCCCCAGCATAGACTCTTGACTAGCATAGGTTCAGAACAATAAGAGGTAGGCAAGATATGATTCCAAAGATAAGATGGTGGAAGCTGAAAGAACCAGAATATAGGGATACATTCATCGAGAGGATTTTAGTCGAGCTTGGCACCTGGGATTAAGAAGATGTGGATGAGTGGTGGGAACAGAACAGCAGTATTCTGAAAAGAGTTGGCAGAGAAGTTTTAGGGATGCCAACAGGCAAAGGGCCAAGAGACAAAGAAACTTGGTGGTGgagtaattatgtacaagaaaaaatcaagatcaagagaaatgcaaagaaaaggtatgatgaaacaggcactgaagaagataaggagagaaatagattagcaaagaaagaagcaaaagtgCCGGTGGCACAGTCAACACAGCAAACATTGGATAATGTATGTGAGGATTTGGACACAAAGGAGGGTCAAAGGAAGATTTACAAGATtgcaaaaggaagaaataaagcgaccaaagatattacccacattaagcagataaagaatgaggatggagTTGTGATGTGTAGGTCAAGTGATATAAAAGGAAGGTGGaagcaatattttgaaagattgctaaatgaagaaaatctaAGATCTATAAATGCAGATGGAAATCCAAATTTAGAAATGATAAGAGGtatagatagagaagaaattaaggttgccctcagcaagatgaaaaatggaaaagctacaggatctgatgagatcccagtggaaatctggaaatgcttgggggaatttggagtggatatgctgtgggatctgatgaaaaagatacaccggaaagaaaagatgcccagaatgtggaggaatgcctttttaatacccatattcaaagaaaaggcggatgtacaaaattgtaatgattataGAGCAATCAAACTACTCCTAAATAcaatgaagctttgggaaaggattatagagcgtagTATCAGGGAAGGGACTAAGATTGGAGAAGAGtagtttggatttatgccaggcagaagcacgacagatgcaatgtttgcactaaggcagttgatggaaaaatatagagaaggccaaaaggaattacatatagtatttattgacttagagGAGGCTTATAATAGAGTTCCACGGCAGGAGATAcggagatgtttgagagagaggggaacaccagagaaatatattagactgattagagatatgtatgaaggagcaggcatACAAATAACAACGAGTGTTGGTTTTACCGAGACGTTTGAAGTTGGAGTTGAgttacaccaggggtcgtcattaagcccctatttgtttaatatagtaatggatgtaattactgaaggAGTGAGGGAAGAGTCACCATAgaccatgctgtttgcagatgatatagttctgtatGATGAAACCAAAGAAAGAGAGGAAATGGAGAGCATATGgataaagatcagtagaacaaaaacagagtatatgtgttgcaacctgcagaaccaattaaatgatatacatttcctgtgtgaaatagtaaagaggacagaaaactGAAAGTACCTAGGGGCATATGTGGAGGAAACAACATAACTCCAAACGGAAGTGAatagtagaattcaagctggatggaataattggaaaagagtgtcgggAATATTGTGTGATCGAAGAATAAACTTtgagttaaagggaaaggtacataaaaccgtagtgagacctgccatgacatatggtgcagagacctggcttgatgaaaaagatctttgagaagaaaatgaatgttgcagagatgagaatgctatgatggatggctgggatctcgagactggataaggttagtaatgacttggtaaggggaaaaacaaagattacagaggtgtcaaaaaatccaaacaaaaaaaagactacactggtttgggcacgtaatgaggagagaccaggagtatgttgggatgAGGttgctgg belongs to Palaemon carinicauda isolate YSFRI2023 chromosome 17, ASM3689809v2, whole genome shotgun sequence and includes:
- the LOC137656217 gene encoding uncharacterized protein, with translation MPTGKGPRDKETWWWSNYVQEKIKIKRNAKKRYDETGTEEDKERNRLAKKEAKVPVAQSTQQTLDNVCEDLDTKEGQRKIYKIAKGRNKATKDITHIKQIKNEDGVVMCRSSDIKGRWKQYFERLLNEENLRSINADGNPNLEMIRGIVTDVHEEICCLKPVYEYTKGEYILKAFTRFLAITTDGAPVMEEPMAKGTVTVVFCNHKSKNFCGHTMYRSYAPAVSYLDH